A single region of the Mycobacterium lentiflavum genome encodes:
- the marP gene encoding acid resistance serine protease MarP, whose translation MTPSQWLDIAVLAVAFIAAISGWRSGAVGSLFSFIGVLLGAIAGVLLAPHIVSHIAAPRAKLFGALFLILALVVVGEVAGVVLGRAVRGAIRSRTVRTVDSVIGVGVQLVVVLTAAWLLATPLTQSKDQPELAAAVRGSRVLAEVNNIAPAWLKTVPKRLSALLNTSGLPAVLEPFSRTPVIPVESPDPALATNPVVTAAAPSVVKVRSLAPSCQKVLEGTGFVIAPDRVMTNAHVVAGSSSVQIYASGNPLDATVVSYDPSVDIAILAIPNLPPPPLAFSETEAKTGTNVVVLGYPGGGNFTATPARIREAIKLSGPDIYRDPQPVTRDVYTIRANVEQGNSGGPLIDLSGHVLGVVFGAAVDDPDTGFVLTAGEVAGQMAKIGDTQQVGTGTCVS comes from the coding sequence ATGACCCCGTCGCAGTGGCTGGATATCGCGGTGCTCGCCGTCGCTTTCATCGCGGCCATCTCGGGCTGGCGATCGGGCGCGGTCGGTTCGCTCTTCTCGTTTATCGGTGTGCTGCTCGGCGCGATCGCCGGGGTGCTGCTGGCGCCCCACATCGTCAGCCACATCGCCGCACCGCGCGCCAAGCTGTTCGGCGCGCTGTTCCTGATTCTCGCGCTGGTCGTCGTCGGTGAGGTCGCCGGCGTGGTGCTGGGACGGGCGGTGCGCGGCGCAATCCGCAGCCGCACCGTTAGAACCGTCGACTCGGTCATCGGGGTGGGCGTGCAGCTCGTCGTCGTGCTCACCGCCGCGTGGCTGCTGGCGACGCCGCTGACGCAGTCGAAAGACCAGCCCGAGCTGGCAGCCGCGGTCCGCGGTTCGCGGGTACTCGCCGAGGTCAACAACATCGCACCCGCGTGGTTGAAGACTGTGCCCAAACGCCTTTCGGCGCTGTTGAACACCTCGGGGCTGCCGGCGGTGCTCGAGCCATTCAGCCGCACGCCGGTGATTCCGGTCGAATCACCGGATCCGGCACTGGCCACCAATCCGGTGGTCACCGCCGCCGCGCCCAGCGTGGTCAAGGTACGCAGCCTGGCGCCCAGCTGCCAGAAAGTGTTGGAGGGCACGGGATTTGTCATCGCTCCCGATCGGGTGATGACCAATGCGCACGTGGTGGCCGGGTCCAGCAGCGTCCAGATCTACGCCAGCGGTAATCCGTTGGACGCCACCGTCGTTTCCTACGACCCCTCGGTCGACATTGCCATTCTTGCCATTCCGAACCTGCCGCCACCGCCACTGGCTTTCAGTGAAACCGAGGCGAAGACCGGCACCAACGTGGTGGTGCTGGGCTACCCCGGCGGCGGCAACTTCACCGCGACCCCGGCCAGGATTCGCGAAGCCATCAAACTCAGCGGCCCCGACATCTATCGCGACCCGCAGCCGGTCACGCGCGACGTCTACACCATCAGAGCCAATGTGGAGCAAGGCAATTCGGGTGGTCCGCTGATCGATCTCAGCGGTCACGTGCTGGGCGTGGTGTTCGGCGCGGCCGTCGACGATCCCGACACCGGGTTCGTGTTGACCGCAGGTGAGGTGGCCGGCCAGATGGCCAAGATCGGTGACACCCAACAGGTGGGCACCGGGACCTGCGTCAGTTGA
- a CDS encoding NUDIX hydrolase produces the protein MSGGGAARAQGTVPLTPDVCPSWLRPLVDNVGQIPEAYRRRLPPDVLAMVTAARAASANDDREAAVLVLFSGPESGPGNDGLPDDADLLLTVRASSLRHHAGQAAFPGGAADPGDRGPVATALREAHEETGIDVTRLHPLITMEKTFIAPSQFHVVPVLAYSPDPGPVAVVNEGETAIVSRVPVRAFINPDNRLMVYRGDLGNRWAGPAFLLNQMLVWGFTGQVISAVLDVAGWAKPWDTNDVRELDDAMVLVGQQGGAR, from the coding sequence GTGAGTGGTGGGGGTGCCGCCCGCGCGCAGGGGACGGTTCCCCTCACGCCCGACGTCTGCCCGTCCTGGTTGCGGCCGCTGGTCGACAACGTGGGCCAGATCCCGGAGGCTTACCGGCGCCGGTTGCCTCCCGACGTGTTGGCGATGGTGACCGCGGCCCGGGCGGCATCCGCGAACGACGACCGCGAGGCCGCTGTGCTGGTGCTGTTTTCGGGTCCCGAGTCCGGGCCGGGTAACGACGGCCTGCCCGACGACGCCGACCTATTGCTCACGGTGCGCGCGTCCTCGCTGCGACACCATGCGGGCCAGGCGGCGTTTCCCGGCGGCGCGGCCGACCCCGGCGATCGCGGGCCGGTTGCCACCGCTCTGCGAGAAGCGCACGAGGAGACCGGGATTGACGTCACCCGGCTGCACCCCCTGATCACGATGGAGAAGACGTTCATCGCGCCGTCGCAGTTTCACGTCGTTCCGGTGCTGGCCTACTCGCCGGACCCCGGACCGGTCGCGGTGGTTAACGAGGGCGAGACGGCGATCGTGTCGCGGGTTCCGGTGCGCGCGTTCATCAATCCGGACAACCGGCTGATGGTCTACCGCGGCGACCTGGGCAATCGCTGGGCCGGTCCGGCGTTTCTGCTGAACCAAATGCTGGTGTGGGGATTCACTGGCCAGGTGATCTCTGCCGTTCTCGACGTCGCCGGCTGGGCAAAGCCGTGGGACACTAACGACGTCCGTGAACTCGACGACGCGATGGTGCTGGTCGGCCAGCAGGGCGGCGCGCGATGA
- a CDS encoding TlpA family protein disulfide reductase, which yields MYPRARWTIAILAVVVALVAAFVAQLRDESAPNATTVPSANREHRDADTPAALAGPRARANLPPCPAPGNGTGPAVLRGVVVECAADGSSVDVARALAGRRVVLNLWAYWCAPCAAELPAMAEYQRRVSSDVIVVTVHQDENETAALLRLAELGVRLPTLQDGRRLIAAALQVANVVPATVVLRPDGSVAQTLLRDFASADEIEAAVANNG from the coding sequence TTGTACCCGAGAGCTCGCTGGACCATCGCGATCTTGGCGGTGGTGGTGGCGCTGGTGGCCGCGTTCGTCGCGCAACTGCGCGACGAATCCGCGCCCAACGCGACGACCGTGCCGTCGGCGAATCGAGAGCACCGCGACGCCGACACACCGGCGGCGCTGGCCGGCCCCCGGGCGCGAGCAAACCTGCCACCGTGCCCCGCGCCGGGCAACGGCACCGGCCCCGCCGTCCTGCGCGGTGTGGTGGTCGAATGCGCTGCCGACGGATCCAGCGTCGACGTCGCTCGTGCGCTGGCCGGCCGCCGGGTGGTCCTCAATTTATGGGCGTATTGGTGCGCGCCGTGCGCGGCCGAACTGCCCGCGATGGCCGAATATCAGCGCCGGGTCTCCTCCGACGTCATCGTGGTGACCGTGCATCAGGACGAGAACGAGACTGCCGCATTGTTGCGGCTCGCCGAACTGGGCGTTCGGCTCCCGACCTTGCAGGATGGGCGGCGGCTGATTGCCGCGGCACTCCAGGTCGCAAATGTGGTGCCCGCGACGGTGGTGCTTAGACCGGACGGTAGCGTTGCGCAGACGCTGCTGCGCGATTTCGCGAGTGCCGACGAGATCGAGGCCGCGGTCGCAAACAACGGATGA
- the nth gene encoding endonuclease III: MNRTLAQAFPDAHCELDFRSPLELVVATILSAQSTDKRVNLTTPALFARYKSALDYAKADRDELENLIRPTGFFRNKASSLIGLGQALVEKFDGEVPSTMDELVTLPGVGRKTANVVLGNAFDIPGITVDTHFQRLVARWRWTEEKDPVKIEHAVGELVERKEWTLLSHRVIFHGRRVCHARKPACGACVLAKDCPSFGLGPTEPALAAPLVQGPEAEHLLSLVGL; this comes from the coding sequence ATGAATCGCACACTGGCACAAGCATTTCCGGACGCGCATTGCGAGCTGGATTTCAGATCGCCGCTGGAACTGGTGGTGGCCACTATTCTTTCGGCGCAGAGCACCGACAAACGGGTGAACCTGACGACGCCCGCATTGTTCGCCAGATATAAGTCGGCCCTGGATTATGCGAAAGCCGATCGCGACGAGCTGGAAAACCTCATCCGTCCCACTGGCTTCTTCCGCAACAAGGCGAGCTCACTGATCGGGTTGGGGCAGGCCCTGGTCGAGAAGTTCGACGGCGAGGTGCCGTCGACGATGGACGAGTTGGTGACACTGCCGGGGGTCGGGCGCAAAACCGCCAATGTCGTCTTGGGGAACGCCTTCGACATTCCCGGCATCACCGTCGACACCCACTTTCAGCGGCTGGTGGCCAGATGGCGCTGGACCGAGGAAAAGGACCCGGTCAAAATCGAGCACGCCGTCGGCGAACTGGTCGAACGCAAGGAATGGACCCTGCTCAGCCACCGCGTGATCTTCCACGGCCGCCGGGTGTGCCACGCGCGCAAGCCGGCTTGCGGAGCCTGCGTACTCGCCAAGGACTGCCCTTCGTTCGGGCTGGGCCCCACCGAGCCGGCGCTGGCCGCGCCGCTGGTGCAGGGCCCCGAGGCCGAACACCTGCTCAGTCTGGTCGGGCTGTAA
- the crp gene encoding cAMP-activated global transcriptional regulator CRP: MDEILARAGIFQGVEPGAVAALTKQLQPVDFPRGHTVFAEGEPGDRLYIIVSGKVKIGRRSPDGRENLLTIMGPSDMFGELSIFDPGPRTSSATTITEVRAVSMDRDALRAWIADRPEIAEQLLRVLARRLRRTNNNLADLIFTDVPGRVAKQLLQLAQRFGTQEGGAMRVTHDLTQEEIAQLVGASRETVNKALADFAHRGWIRLEGKSVLISDSERLARRAR; this comes from the coding sequence GTGGACGAGATCCTGGCAAGGGCAGGAATCTTCCAAGGGGTTGAACCCGGCGCAGTCGCCGCACTGACCAAGCAATTACAACCCGTCGACTTCCCGCGTGGACACACCGTTTTCGCGGAAGGGGAACCAGGCGATCGGCTGTACATCATCGTCTCGGGGAAGGTCAAGATCGGTCGCCGATCACCCGATGGCCGGGAGAATCTGCTGACGATCATGGGCCCGTCGGACATGTTCGGCGAACTGTCGATCTTCGACCCGGGCCCCCGGACGTCGAGCGCCACGACGATCACCGAGGTGCGCGCGGTCTCGATGGACCGCGATGCGCTGCGCGCGTGGATCGCCGATCGGCCCGAAATCGCCGAGCAATTGCTACGGGTTCTCGCCCGACGGCTGCGTCGCACTAACAACAACCTGGCCGACCTCATCTTCACCGACGTGCCCGGCCGGGTGGCCAAGCAGCTGCTGCAGCTCGCCCAGCGTTTCGGCACCCAGGAGGGTGGGGCAATGCGGGTCACCCACGACCTGACCCAAGAGGAGATCGCCCAGCTGGTGGGCGCTTCCCGGGAGACGGTCAACAAGGCCCTCGCCGATTTCGCCCACCGCGGGTGGATCCGGCTGGAGGGTAAGAGCGTGCTGATCTCGGACTCCGAGAGGCTGGCGCGCCGAGCGAGGTAA
- a CDS encoding MBL fold metallo-hydrolase: MTETVEPLTHPAYGSLRAVTDTASVLLAENPGLLTLEGTNTWVLRGPRSDELVIVDPGPDDNEHIARIASLGRVALVLISHRHGDHTDAIDKLVELTGATVRSAGSGFLRGLGGELVDGEVIDAANLKIKVMATPGHTADSLSFVLDDAVLTADSVLGRGTTVIDSEDGSLADYLESLRRLRGLGRRTVLPGHGPDLADLESVTTGYLTHRHERLEQVRAALGDLGGEATAREIVEHVYLDVDEKLWDAAEWSVQAQLDYLRRE; this comes from the coding sequence GTGACCGAGACAGTCGAGCCGCTGACTCATCCCGCCTACGGCAGTTTGCGGGCGGTCACCGACACTGCCTCGGTCCTGCTGGCCGAGAACCCTGGCCTGCTGACGCTGGAGGGCACCAACACCTGGGTGTTGCGCGGACCCCGCAGCGACGAGCTGGTCATCGTGGACCCGGGACCCGACGACAACGAGCACATCGCGCGGATCGCCTCGCTGGGGCGCGTCGCCCTGGTGCTGATCAGCCACCGACACGGCGATCACACCGACGCCATCGACAAGTTGGTCGAGCTCACCGGTGCGACCGTGCGCTCGGCGGGCAGCGGATTCCTGCGTGGGCTCGGCGGCGAGCTGGTCGACGGTGAGGTCATCGATGCCGCCAACCTGAAGATCAAGGTGATGGCGACGCCGGGGCACACCGCGGACTCGCTGTCGTTCGTGCTCGACGACGCGGTGCTGACCGCCGACAGCGTGCTCGGCCGCGGCACCACCGTCATCGACAGCGAAGACGGCAGCCTCGCCGACTACCTGGAGTCACTGCGGCGACTGCGCGGTCTGGGCCGTCGCACGGTGCTGCCCGGCCACGGCCCCGACCTGGCTGATTTGGAATCCGTCACCACCGGGTACCTGACGCACCGCCACGAGCGTCTCGAGCAGGTGCGCGCGGCGCTGGGCGACCTCGGCGGCGAAGCGACCGCCCGCGAGATCGTCGAACACGTCTATCTCGACGTCGACGAGAAACTGTGGGATGCCGCCGAATGGTCCGTACAGGCGCAATTGGACTATCTGCGCCGAGAGTGA
- a CDS encoding RidA family protein, with product MNASARLEQLGVTLPDLVAPLASYVPAVRTGNLVYTSGQLPIVAGKVAGTGKVGTDVNPDDAKAMARLCALNALAAVNSLVGIDAVVRVVKVVGFVASAPGFNGQPGVVNGASELLGEVFGDQGAHARSAVGVSELPLDAPVEVELIVEVG from the coding sequence ATGAATGCTTCGGCCCGGCTTGAACAGCTCGGTGTCACACTTCCGGACTTGGTTGCGCCACTCGCCTCTTATGTTCCCGCGGTGCGCACCGGCAACCTGGTCTACACCTCGGGCCAGCTGCCGATCGTGGCGGGAAAGGTGGCGGGCACCGGCAAGGTGGGCACCGACGTCAATCCCGATGACGCCAAGGCGATGGCGCGGCTGTGTGCGCTCAACGCCCTGGCGGCGGTGAACTCTCTGGTGGGTATCGACGCGGTGGTGCGGGTGGTCAAGGTCGTCGGATTCGTCGCCTCGGCACCCGGCTTCAACGGTCAGCCCGGCGTCGTCAACGGGGCCTCGGAACTGCTCGGTGAGGTGTTCGGCGACCAAGGCGCGCATGCACGTTCGGCGGTGGGTGTGTCCGAGCTGCCGCTGGATGCGCCGGTCGAAGTCGAGCTGATCGTGGAGGTCGGCTAA
- a CDS encoding DUF4177 domain-containing protein has product MSQPTPWEYATVPLLTHATKQILDQWGADGWELVAVLPGPTGEQHVAYLKRPK; this is encoded by the coding sequence ATGAGCCAACCGACCCCATGGGAATACGCCACGGTTCCGCTGCTGACGCACGCCACCAAACAGATCCTCGACCAATGGGGCGCCGACGGTTGGGAGCTGGTCGCCGTGCTGCCCGGGCCGACCGGTGAGCAACACGTCGCCTATCTGAAGCGCCCTAAGTAA